From Triticum urartu cultivar G1812 chromosome 2, Tu2.1, whole genome shotgun sequence, a single genomic window includes:
- the LOC125535576 gene encoding uncharacterized protein LOC125535576 produces MASATSTAELEAAIAALPAKKQRLRESFDRLLAASPIPVPFTWADVDAHISSLQASIARRFRQLQAHQAAALRSTADPVQHQLRGKGQDSSEEEEDWARPNRAPSDLNAGEEGSQGGAEMAIEASPGQYDAVEEGEASPGLEPEEGEAFLGLEPEEEEEEEDRGRAKRAPSDLNAGEEGEQGRVEVAIEGSAGQYDAVEEGEASPDLEPEEEDEEDGGRAKRAPSDLTDEEEGEQGRAEMAIEGSPGQDDAVEDWEASPGLEPEEEEEEEREEETIQGAYPSHRHGETTGKAPSSWRTPDHAGGAGEAVRWNLAAARADRDASLLADMLYWGNKRSLRARRQFLPALLCAAEPHALVVGAVRDFLARAEPKSDKNWENCASLLCCVPSLRAEPSAATLERARRLAEDWREMVIGRPETCRDLGRLAVWGLLQFLASYKITLELDADGINHLLADVPRNKKQSCIELRNGLGLIHAMADSADHLIENGQPVDAISHLIENGKPLDAIKLACDLNLTDKYPPLSLMNDYVGKAKKTAQEILSREGDSRDSLNQAMARQVNALILSWRAVDEHVDVAHRTGIKAEITQLLHGYARKRQSLSVPVGSSSSSSPPAWSPQRRRQELPPEEEEAGQKQHKKRKRKPHWLQREARQHRFHEQPRFLPRCVGARPGHDAGGGRDRGGEGLPGVRGGPPRCPGSPY; encoded by the exons ATGGCGTCGGCGACTTCGACGGCGGAGCTGGAGGCCGCCATCGCCGCCCTCCCCGCCAAGAAGCAGCGCCTGCGGGAGTCCTTCgaccgcctcctcgccgcctccCCCATCCCCGTCCCCTTCACCTGGGCCGACGTCGACGCCCACATCTCCTCCCTCCAGGCCTCCATCGCCCGACGCTTCCGCCAGCTCCAGGCGCACCAGGCCGCCGCGCTCCGGTCCACCGCCGACCCCGTCCAGCACCAGCTGAGGGGCAAGGGCCAAGACAgcagcgaggaggaggaggattgGGCGCGGCCCAATCGCGCGCCTTCGGACCTCAATGCCGGGGAGGAGGGGTCGCAGGGGGGTGCGGAGATGGCAATCGAGGCGTCTCCCGGCCAGTACGACGCCGTTGAGGAAGGGGAGGCGTCTCCTGGCCTTGaaccggaggagggggaggcgttTCTTGGCCTTgaaccagaggaggaggaggaggaggaggatagGGGGCGGGCCAAGCGGGCGCCTTCGGACCTCAATGCCGGAGAGGAGGGGGAGCAGGGGAGGGTGGAGGTGGCAATCGAGGGGTCTGCCGGCCAGTACGACGCCGTCGAGGAGGGGGAGGCGTCTCCTGACCTTGaaccagaggaggaggacgaagaagaTGGGGGGCGGGCCAAGCGGGCACCTTCGGACCTCACTGACGAGGAGGAGGGGGAGCAGGGGAGGGCGGAGATGGCAATCGAGGGGTCTCCCGGCCAAGACGACGCCGTTGAAGACTGGGAGGCGTCTCCTGGCCTTGAAccagaggaggaagaggaagaggagcgggaggaggagaCCATCCAAGGGGCGTACCCAAGCCATCGCCACGGGGAGACGACGGGGAAGGCGCCGAGCAGCTGGCGGACGCCGGACCACGCAGGCGGCGCGGGGGAGGCCGTGAGGTGGAACCTCGCGGCGGCGCGCGCCGACAGGGACGCCTCGCTGCTGGCGGACATGCTGTACTGGGGCAACAAGAGGAGCCTGCGCGCCCGGCGGCAGTTCCTCCCGGCGCTGCTGTGCGCCGCGGAGCCCCACGCGCTGGTCGTCGGCGCCGTCAGGGACTTCCTGGCCAGGGCCGAGCCCAAGAGCGACAAGAACTGGGAGAACTGCGCCTCGCTCCTCTGCTGCGTCCCCAGCCTCAGGGCCGAGCCGTCGGCGGCCACGCTGGAGCGGGCCAGACGGCTGGCCGAGGACTGGAGGGAGATGGTCATCGGCAGGCCTGAAACTTGCAGGGACCTCGGCCGGCTCGCCGTATGGGGCCTTCTGCAGTTTCTTGCCTCGTACAAAATCACCTTGGAGCTGGACGCCGATGGGATAAACCATCTCCTCGCCGACGTCCCGCGCAACAAAAAGCAGAGCTGCATCGAGCTCCGCAATGGTCTCGGGCTGATCCACGCCATGGCTG ACTCGGCCGACCATCTGATTGAGAATGGGCAGCCAGTTGATGCTATCAGCCATCTGATTGAGAATGGGAAGCCACTTGATGCTATAAAACTGGCGTGTGATTTGAATCTGACCGACAAATATCCTCCACTTTCCCTCATGAATGATTATGTTGGCAAAGCTAAGAAGACTGCTCAGGAGATATTGAGCAGGGAAGGCGATTCACGGGACTCTCTG AACCAGGCCATGGCGAGGCAGGTGAACGCCCTGATACTGTCGTGGAGGGCGGTGGACGAGCACGTCGACGTCGCGCACCGCACCGGCATCAAGGCGGAGATCACCCAGCTGCTGCACGGGTACGCGCGCAAGCGGCAGAGCCTGTCGGTGCCGGTCggctcttcctcctcctcctccccgcctGCCTGGAGCCCGCAGCGGCGGCGTCAGGAGCTGCCGCCGGAAGAGGAGGAGGCCGGGCAGAAGCAGCACAAGAAGCGGAAGCGGAAGCCGCACTGGCTGCAGCGGGAGGCGCGGCAGCACCGGTTCCACGAGCAGCCCAGGTTCTTGCCCCGGTGCGTCGGTGCCCGGCCGGGGCACGACGCCGGCGGGGGCCGTGATCGTGGCGGCGAGGGGCTCCCGGGGGTCCGTGGAGGGCCTCCTCGGTGCCCTGGTAGCCCGTATTAG
- the LOC125534945 gene encoding probable F-box protein At4g22165, with the protein MEGASRDLPQDILMDIFATLEIPDLVRAGSVCSSWRSAYSRLLLPGHYTRPQTPCLLYTSATAGESVACLYSLAEKRTYKLTLPGPPISTTHVIGSEMHLVNPITGEQTHLPPVTTIEQVNSGALHKYEFSSHTAERVYSPPSISALEELRNELHHKAFVFFSDDTCNGCVVVHIHNPFCQLSFARAGDDGWTWLPPHTHFDDCVYRNGLLYAVTSFGDIHAFNLSSPVPTMRMITWEPGLEDRFLNAYIVQAPWGSLLQVWRLYEHCDLEPEPGASVFWNTGELVIYEVDASSGERIRKLSCLRDHALFLGHNQTLCLAAQDYPALRGNHAYFTDDNVLWTKGFRNNPRDMGILDLGNNSREELVSPRLCSDCPAPVWITPNLRKMNLAFNE; encoded by the coding sequence ATGGAGGGCGCATCGCGTGATCTCCCTCAGGACATCTTGATGGACATATTTGCCACCCTCGAGATCCCCGACCTCGTCCGTGCCGGCTCCGTCTGCTCCTCCTGGCGCTCCGCCTACTCCAGGCTGCTCCTCCCTGGGCACTACACGCGCCCGCAGACGCCGTGCCTCCTCTACACATCCGCAACCGCCGGCGAGAGCGTCGCGTGCCTCTACAGCCTCGCGGAGAAGCGGACGTACAAGCTGACTCTCCCAGGGCCACCCATCAGCACTACGCATGTGATCGGGTCCGAGATGCACCTCGTCAACCCCATCACCGGCGAGCAGACCCATCTCCCTCCGGTGACCACCATCGAGCAAGTGAACTCCGGCGCTCTTCACAAGTACGAGTTCTCATCCCACACCGCAGAAAGGGTTTACAGTCCGCCGTCGATCTCGGCTCTGGAAGAGCTGAGGAACGAGCTTCACCATAAAGCCTTTGTGTTTTTTTCCGACGATACGTGCAACGGATGCGTCGTGGTGCACATACACAACCCGTTTTGCCAGCTCTCGTTTGCAAGGGCAGGGGACGATGGGTGGACATGGCTGCCACCCCACACCCACTTTGACGACTGCGTTTACAGGAACGGCCTGCTGTATGCGGTCACCTCATTCGGAGACATCCACGCTTTCAATCTAAGCAGCCCTGTTCCTACGATGAGGATGATCACATGGGAGCCCGGTCTCGAGGACCGGTTTCTGAATGCCTACATTGTGCAGGCTCCATGGGGCAGTCTTCTTCAGGTGTGGAGACTGTACGAGCACTGCGATTTAGAGCCCGAGCCTGGGGCGTCTGTGTTCTGGAACACCGGAGAGCTTGTAATATACGAAGTCGACGCTTCGTCGGGAGAGAGAATTAGGAAACTCAGTTGCTTGCGCGATCATGCGCTGTTTCTCGGGCACAATCAAACACTTTGTCTTGCTGCTCAAGACTATCCGGCTCTCAGGGGAAACCATGCCTACTTTACCGACGACAATGTGCTTTGGACAAAGGGGTTCAGGAACAATCCCCGTGACATGGGGATTCTCGACCTGGGTAATAACAGCAGGGAGGAACTTGTGTCTCCCCGGCTTTGCTCCGACTGCCCGGCTCCCGTGTGGATTACACCCAATCTTAGAAAGATGAACTTGGCTTTCAACGAATAG
- the LOC125535577 gene encoding guanine nucleotide-binding protein-like NSN1 produces the protein MPKKSKKSKSKRVTLKAKHKVLRKVKEHHRKKRKEARKEGKTGRSKVEKDPGIPNEWPFKEQELKNLEVRRAMAIKEQEDKKEARRERARKRKLGIPDDEDMANDNDAAEVTAALAVPKTNDHSERAFYKELVKVIEASDVILEVLDARDPLGTRCVDMEKMVRKADPTKRIVLLLNKIDLVPKESVEKWLSYLREELPTVAFKCNTQEQRTKLGWKSSKLDKTSNIPQSSDCLGAENLIKLLKNYSRSHELKLAITVGIVGLPNVGKSSLINSLKRSRVVNVGSTPGVTRSMQEVQLDKKVKLLDCPGVVMLRSTSSGVSVALRNCKRVEKMDDVITPVKEIISLCPHEKLLSLYKVPSFTSVDDFLQELATLRGKLKKGGIVDVEAAAKIVIHDWNEGKVPYFTLPPKRDVVEDANAVIITEDGSEFNVDEIYKAESSYISGLKSMEEFSHIEIPSNAPPEIDEAMLEDPLTQSAPVKDESMSDANDREGSKAAASGGTQHDKLYTAEGILDPRKKKAEKKRRKGNKFSVLNDMDADYDFKVDYQMKDASPADDEDGDGSKAEGEEPKGEDDKKDAPAAECEPMTS, from the exons ATGCCGAAGAAGAGCAAGAAGAGCAAGAGCAAGCGGGTCACGCTCAAGGCGAAGCACAAGGTGCTGCGCAAGGTCAAGGAGCACCACCGCAAGAAGCGCAAGGAGGCGAGGAAGGAGGGCAAGACCGGCCGGAGCAAGGTCGAGAAGGACCCCGGGATCCCCAACGAGTGGCCCTTCAAGGAGCAGGAGCTCAAGAACCTGGAGGTGCGCCGCGCCATGGCCATCAAGGAGCAGGAGGACAAGAAGGAGGCCCGCAGGGAGAGG GCTAGGAAGAGAAAGCTCGGAATACCCGACGATGAAGACATGGCTAATGACAATGACGCAGCAGAGGTGACTGCTGCTTTAGCGGTGCCTAAGACCAATG ACCATTCAGAGAGAGCCTTCTACAAGGAGCTGGTTAAAGTCATCGAAGCTTCCGATGTGATTCTCGAGGTTCTTGATGCAAGGGACCCACTGGGCACTCGCTGCGTTGACATGGAGAAGATGGTCAGGAAGGCTGATCCAACTAAACGGATTGTGCTGCTTCTCAACAAGATAG ATCTTGTCCCCAAGGAGTCGGTAGAGAAGTGGCTTTCATATCTAAGGGAGGAATTGCCAACTGTTGCATTCAAGTGCAACACTCAAGAGCAGAGGACCAAGCTGGGATGGAAATCGTCAAAGCTTGATAAAACAAGCAATATCCCACAAAGCAGTGATTGTCTTGGTGCTGAGAACCTGATTAAACTGCTAAAAAATTATTCCAGGAGTCATGAG CTCAAGTTGGCAATTACTGTGGGTATTGTTGGCCTTCCTAATGTTGGCAAGAGCAGTCTAATCAACAGTTTGAAGAGGTCCCGTGTGGTTAATGTCGGTTCTACTCCAGGGGTTACTAGATCAATGCAGGAGGTTCAGTTAGACAAGAAGGTGAAGTTGTTGGATTGTCCTGGTGTTGTGATGCTCAGATCTACCAGCAGTGGTGTGTCTGTAGCTCTTCGTAATTGCAAAAGAGTTGAGAAGATGGACGATGTAATCACTCCTG TTAAAGAAATCATCAGTCTTTGCCCACACGAGAAATTGCTGTCTCTGTACAAGGTGCCAAGCTTTACTTCAGTTGATGATTTCCTTCAAGAACTTGCTACACTCAGGGGGAAATTGAAAAAAGGTGGTATAGTGGATGTGGAAGCTGCTGCAAAAATAGTGATTCATGACTGGAATGAAG GCAAGGTACCCTACTTTACACTGCCACCTAAAAGGGATGTTGTGGAGGACGCCAATGCGGTAATTATCACAGAAGATGGAAGTGAATTCAATGTTGATGAAATTTACAAAGCTGAGTCTTCATATATTAGTGGTCTAAAATCTATGGAGGAGTTCAGTCATATTGAAATTCCATCTAATGCCCCACCAGAGATTGATGAAGCGATGCTCGAG GATCCCCTGACGCAGAGTGCGCCTGTGAAGGACGAATCGATGTCCGACGCGAACGACCGTGAAGGAAGCAAGGCGGCGGCGAGTGGTGGCACGCAGCACGACAAGCTGTACACCGCCGAGGGCATCCTCGACCCCCGCAAGAAGAAAGCGGAGAAGAAGCGGCGCAAGGGGAACAAGTTCAGCGTGCTGAACGACATGGACGCGGACTACGACTTCAAGGTGGATTACCAGATGAAGGATGCCTCCCCCGCGGACGACGAAGATGGCGATGGCAGCAAAGCCGAGGGCGAAGAACCCAAGGGTGAAGACGACAAGAAAGACGCCCCTGCTGCGGAGTGCGAGCCTATGACGAGTTGA